The DNA window TCCACTAGGTCACATCCCGGCTCACCCGTCAAGGCATCGACCGAATTGATCGCCGTGCCGATACGGGATCCCGGTCCCAGTCCGGCGCCGCCAGACAGGCGTCCCACGCCCCCTCCGCAGCCATCGCATCGAAGAACCTGCCTGCGTTCACCGAAGCGAGCCGGCGGTACGACCAGGTCGGCGGCACCGCATGCCCTCGAGGCAGGCACGACGCTGTGCTACCGGCTGGCCGCAAACAAACGTGAGGTGGACGCTCCTATGCCGCGTCAAGTGATCGTGGTGGGGTTTCGAGGCGTCGGTAGAGCTCTCGGGCGACGTAGCGCTTGAGGCAGCGTTTGATTTCTCGGTCGGTTTTGCCTTGGGTCCGGCGGCGGTCGGCGTAGGCGCGGGTGCGGTCGTCGTGTTGTAGGCGGGTCAGGACGATGGTGTGTAGGGCGCGGTTGAGTTGGCGGTCTCCTGAGCGGTTGAGTCGGTAGCGGACGGTTTTGCCGGAGGACGCCGGGATCGGGGCGGCGCCGGCGAGCATGGCGAACGCGGCGTCGTCGCGGCAGCGTCCTGGGTGGGACCAGGCGGTGAGCACGGTGGCGACGACGATCGGTCCGACGCCGGTGAGGTGAAGCAGGTCCGGTCGCCAGGAGCGGACGATGGCACGGATCGCTTTGTCGTGTTCGGTGGCTTCGGTCTCGAGGAAGCGGGACGCGGCGGGCGAGGTCCCGCAACACGGTCAGGTAGGTGAACACCTCGACGTCTGCGCTGGTGGTGGGGCGCAGTCGGGTGGCGGTGGTGAGCATGACGCGGGTGCTCTGGCCGCGGGAGCGGGCTCGCACCACCTCGGGAGCGGTGATCACCATGGCGTGCAGCTGTCGCTGGGCGTCGGCGCTGGCTTCCACGGCGGCGCGGCGGGCGGTCAGCCGCACCTGCAACGCTGCTCGTTGCGCGCCGGTCTTGGGCTGAGCCAGGCGCGTGCGGGCCAGGGCGTCGCGGGCGGCGCGTTCGGCGTCGATCGGGTCGGACTTCGCCCCGGCGCGGCGGGCCGGGCGCAGCGGCCGGTCCAGTTCGACGACCAGTTCGCCGGCGCCGGCCAGGTGCCGGGCCAGGCCGGCACCGTAGCCGCCGGAGCCTTCCAGCGCCCAGGCCCGCAGCCCCGAGTGTTGCTCGGCCAGGGCCACCAGTTGCGCATAGCCGTCCGGGTCGGTGCTCACCGTGACCCGGGCCAGTACCCCGCCGGTACGGGTGTCGAGCAGCGCGGCGGTGTGCGTGTTTTTGTGCGTGTCGACGCCGATGACGACCTCGACCAGTTCTGCCAGCATGGACATGCGTTCTCTCCTCACCGTGGGGACGCAAGGGTCCGGTCCGGTGCGGAGATGGCAGGACTGTGATGAGACACGCCAGCCGCTAACTGGCGGTCAAGCTCCTGATCAGGCCAAACGTCTCCCGCCGGGCCGGCGCCGGCAGCAGCAGGCGGACAAGTCCCCCCAAAGGCACGAAGCCAGTCAGACGAAGGGTCACGCCCACCACTGCCAGCCATCAGCTCACCACTGCTGAACCGATCCCGCCATGCTCACAGTCAGCCGAGGCGGGTCGCCTCCGCCCGCAAGTGGTCCAGAAAATGCGTGACCGCCGGCGACGGCGTCCTGCCCCGCACGGTCGCCGCGAAAATCTGCCGCGTCGACTCGTCGTCCGGATGCAGGCGTAGCAGGGCGATGTCCGGCGGGGTTCCGCGTATTGCCAGGGCCGGAACCAGGGCCACCCCCAACCCGGCGGCGACGCATCCCAGCTTGCCGGTCCACTCGGCCGCGACGATGTCGATGCGCGGCGTGAAGCCGCTGGGCAGGCTTGCGCGGAGCAGCGTCTTCTCCGCGGTGGCCGAGCCCACGACGAACGCGTCTTCCGCGAGGTCCGCCAGGCGCACCGAGCGGCGGCGCGCGAACCGGTGGTCGCGGGCGACCGCGACCAGTAGCCGCTCGTCGAGCAGATGCCGCAGGTCGAACCGTTCACGGTCCAGCTCGCCCGCGGGCGAGGTGCTGACCACGGCGACGTCCGCCTCGTCCTCGATCAGGCGCTCCAGCAGCCGCGGCGTCACGCCCTCGACCAGCGACAGCGAGATTTGTGGGTACGCCGAGCGGAACGACGCCATCGCCCGGGGCACGAGGGCCGCGACCGCGGTCGGGAAAGCGCCCACGCGCAGCCGCCCCCGGCCGAGTCCGCGCAGATCGTCGAGGTCGCGCCGGGCGGCGGCGAGTCGGTCGAGGACCGCTTCGGCGTGCGGGAGCAGCCCGCGGCCCTCCTCGGTCAGGGCGACGCCGCGGGGCAGCCGGTCGAAGAGCTTCGCGCCGACGTCGATCTCGAGCGCGGCGATCTGGCGGGAGACGGCCGACTGGGTGAAGCTGAGGGCGCGGGCGGCGGTCGTGATCGAGCCGTGCTCCGCGACGGTGCGGAACACCTCCAACAGCTGAGTCTCCATGGCAGATATGGTAACCACGCATGGCAGGCATGCGAGACATTCGTTGGTGGCATGACTCGCGCCGGTCTAGCGTTGCCAGCATGAAGATCATCGCGGTCCTCGGCACAGGACGTATGGGTACGCCGATCGCGCGCCGCCTCCTCGCCGGCGGTCACCGGGTCACGGTGTGGAACCGCAGCCCGGCGCGTTCGGAGCCGCTGGCCGCGAACGGCGCGACGGTGGCCGAGAGCCCGCCCGCCGCGGTGGACGGCGCCGACGTCGTCATCGTCATGCTCACCGACGCCGACGCGGTCGAAGCGGTGCTGTTCGGGCCTGACGGCGCCGCCGCCGCGCTCCGACCGGGGGCGGTTGTGGTGCAGATGTCGACCATCGGGCCGGACGAGGTCCGGGCGGTCGCCGGACGCCTCCCGGCGGGCGTCTCGTTCCTCGACGCCCCCGTCGGCGGCAGCGTCAACGCCGCCCGGGCCGGCAGGCTGGCGATCTTCGCGGGTGGCTCTGCCGACGCCCTGGAGAGCGCGGCTCCGGTGCTGGAACAGCTCGGTTCCGTCCGGCACTGCGGCCCGATCGGGGCTGGCGCGGCCGTCAAGCTCGTCGCGAACACGGGCCTGGTGACGGCGGTCGCCGGGCTGCGCGACGCGCTGACCGTCGCCGCAGCGCTCGGCGTCGACCGGCAGACCGCCCTCGATGTGCTCGGCCGTGGACCCCTCGCCTCCGCGGTCGAACGTGTCGGAGCGCCCGGCGCTTCGTTCGCAGTCGCGTTGGCGGCGAAGGATGCGCGGCTGGCACTGCGTCTGTCGGCGTCGGCTCCCGCGCTCGAGGCCGCCCTCGACCTGATGCAAGCCGCGCCCGACCAGGACGCAGACCTCTCCTCCCTCGTCTCTGCCGACTCTGTGAAGGAATCCTGATGAACCTCACCCTGGACAACCCCGCATCCGTCGCGGCCCCGTTCGGCGACCGCTTCGCCCACGTCGCCCGGATCGACGTCGGCGGCGGCTCGCTGCTGATGCTCGCCGGACAGGTCGCCGTCGACGACGACGGCAAGGTTGTCGCCCCCGGAGACGCCGGCGCTCAGGCCGAACGGATCTTCGAGATCGTCGGCGGCGTGCTCGCGGCGCACGGTGCGAGCTTCGACGACGTGCTGCACATCCGTACGTTCATGACGGATCTAGGGGATCTTCCGGCGTACGGGGCCGTCCGACGCCGCCTCTTCCAGGGCACACCGCCGCCGGCGAGCACGACCGTCGAGATCAGCAAGCTCTTCCTGCCAGGCGCCGTGCTCGAGGTCGAAGTCACGGCCGTGGTCCGTTCGCGCTAGGGAATCGACCTCGCGCGGCGTAGATCATCGTGGGTGAGCATGCCCCTAGACTCCCGGTGTCTCGGAACTCGACAGATGGGAAGTTCTCGTGCGTCGCTGGACGGCCACCTTGACCCTGATCGTGCTGCTCACAGGGTGCGGTGGAGGCGAACAGGTCGACCCGCAGGCTCCACAGCCGGTTTGGCAGAGCGTCGCGCCGACCACCCCGGCCACGCTGACGCCTGCCGAGGCAAAGAGGCGCTACCTGGCAATCGTGGCGCCGTACAACACCACGTTGGAAGAGCTGGAGGACGCGGTCAACGCCGGGAAGCCGTGGCGGACGGTCCGCACGCTGGCCGCCGACGTGGCCCGGACCAACGAAGCACATGCGGTTGAGCTACGCGAGACGGTCTGGCCGGCAGAGGTCCGGGCGCCGATGGGCGCACTCCTCAAAGAAAACGACGTCGCGTTACGGCATTGGCGGCGAGCCGGCGAGGCGGCGGACGCCGACGCGCTGATGCGGGAGATCCGCGCAGCAGCGGCGCACAGCGGAGCCAGGGAGGCCGGCAAGGTCCGCACCGCGCTCGGGCTGCCCGCCTACCGGGAAGGCTGACCGCCTGCTGCCCGCGATCGAACGCCTCGGCGCCAAACAAGACGGGGGCAAGCGTCCGGCCCGAGTCCCGGTGGATGTCCACCAGACTCGGGCCGGATGCGTTCGTCGCGAAGGCCGACAGGCGTCGACCCTGGCCTGAGCGTCGGTCACCGTTACGATCGCCAAGAGCCCGGGCACGGTCCTGGCCGAGGGGATCGAAGCCCGGTCACCGGTTCGCCGGCAAAAGTTCATTTCCTGGGCTACGTGTTTCATTGACCTGCACCACGCGCCGCGACCAATCGGTCAGCACCGTGCAGGCGATCCCTTCCACGTTCGGAGACACCGTGGCAGCTCCAGCAAGGGGATCAACCGCTTCGGCGGTTACCCCACTGGCGCGGGCTCTGGACCGAGCCCCGGCCGCCGGATCGCTGGCCCTTTCCATGCGGTTGAGGCGAGGCCACCTTGCCCTTCGCGCGTCGGGCAGCCCGATTTGCGTAAACCGCATCCTCGTCGGTCTCGGTCTCGGCCGTGGTTGGCGTGTCGGCATCCTCGGCGTGGACGTCTTGAGCCGGCTCAGGCTCCAGCATCGGTATCTCCCTGGATTCGTGGGGTGCCCTAAGGACCGTCGCCAGCCGGCGGAGCCGGACTGCTCGACGCCGGTGGGGGCACCTTGACGGTATCGCAATACCGAGCCCGTCCGATCGACGGTCCGTAGGCCCAGCGCGAATGGCGACCGCCGTTAGATCTGCGGCAGTCGATACGCGACCGAGGGCTGACCGGAAGTGTCACCCAACCGCCCGATTTGATCTTCAACGGCCGAGCATACTGCCCGCCGTTCCGGTGTGGCACGCCGCGTCGACGTACGGCCGCGCTGGCCCGACCGGGACCGGCGCCAACCGCTCACCGACACCTCGGCCTCTTGCTGAACCAGCATGAACGCAAACGGTGTGCGCTGCAGTTGATCTCGGCGCACCGTGGGGCAATGGTCTGTGTCGCCCCTCGGACACAGACCATTGCCCCACCGCCCATGATGATCGGCAAGTCGCGCACTCGCGCATGCCCGTCAACGGCGAACCAGCCGTCGCCAAACGAGGGCTGCGCTCCCCGTCTACGCCGTCCTAGGAGGCTGGGTATCCGGGTGCCCGGGAAATGGACGCGAATCGCCCTCGCGTTGCTCCGGACGCGACTACGGTCAGACCAGTGGTCGATGACCTCAGCGCGGTGGAGGCACTCAAGGCGGACCCGACCCTGTCCGGGTTGCGCCGTTCCCTGGAGGCGTACTACGGCGACCCGGCCCGCGAGGCGGCGATGGACGCGTTCTACGCGCCCCTGGTCCGCCCAGGGGACCTGGTCTTCGACGTCGGCGCGCACGTGGGCGACCGGCTCGGCAGCTTCCGGCGGCTGGGCGCCCGCGTGGTGGCCGTCGAGCCGCAACCGCTCTGCACCCGGGCCCTGCGCGCCCTCTACGCGGACGACGACCGGGTGACCGTGGTGGAGGCGGCGTGCGGGGCGTGTACCGGGCCGGTGCGGCTGCACGTCAACTCGGCGAACCCGACGATCTCCACGGTGTCGGCGGGTTTCCTGCAGGCCGCCGAGGGGGCCGGCGGCTGGGAGGACGAGATCTGGGACGTCGAGATCGAGGTGGCCGGAACCACACTCGACACCCTGGTCGCGGCGCACGGTGTGCCGGGCTTCGTCAAGATCGACGTGGAAGGGTTCGAGGACGCCGTGCTGGCCGGGTTGAGCCGCCCCCTGCCGGCGCTGTCCTTCGAGTTCACCACCATCGAACGGGACCTGGCCGCGCACTGCCTGGACCGGCTCACCCGGCTGGGCTTCACCACGTTCACCGTGGCGCTCGGCGACGAGATGGCGTTCGCCCTTGATGGCTGGCGGCCGGCGGGCGAGGTGGCGGCGTACCTGCGGGCGCTGCCCCACGAGGCCAACTCGGGCGACGTCTACGCCCGCGCCCGGCCCGCCTGACCCGCCTGGCGGACGTCAGGCAGCGGCGAAGGCGGCGAGCCGGTCCAGGCCGGCCGGTTCGGTCATCGGATCACGGTAGGCGCCGGCACGCCCCCGGACGACCCGGTTTCCTCGCATTGACGCTGGTCACACGCCGTCCACCCGATCTTCCCAGCGGCGTCCGCCCGGCCTGCAACCCTGCCAGGACCTTCGTCCACGT is part of the Micromonospora cremea genome and encodes:
- a CDS encoding transposase, whose protein sequence is MLTAWSHPGRCRDDAAFAMLAGAAPIPASSGKTVRYRLNRSGDRQLNRALHTIVLTRLQHDDRTRAYADRRRTQGKTDREIKRCLKRYVARELYRRLETPPRSLDAA
- a CDS encoding LysR family transcriptional regulator codes for the protein METQLLEVFRTVAEHGSITTAARALSFTQSAVSRQIAALEIDVGAKLFDRLPRGVALTEEGRGLLPHAEAVLDRLAAARRDLDDLRGLGRGRLRVGAFPTAVAALVPRAMASFRSAYPQISLSLVEGVTPRLLERLIEDEADVAVVSTSPAGELDRERFDLRHLLDERLLVAVARDHRFARRRSVRLADLAEDAFVVGSATAEKTLLRASLPSGFTPRIDIVAAEWTGKLGCVAAGLGVALVPALAIRGTPPDIALLRLHPDDESTRQIFAATVRGRTPSPAVTHFLDHLRAEATRLG
- a CDS encoding NAD(P)-dependent oxidoreductase, with amino-acid sequence MKIIAVLGTGRMGTPIARRLLAGGHRVTVWNRSPARSEPLAANGATVAESPPAAVDGADVVIVMLTDADAVEAVLFGPDGAAAALRPGAVVVQMSTIGPDEVRAVAGRLPAGVSFLDAPVGGSVNAARAGRLAIFAGGSADALESAAPVLEQLGSVRHCGPIGAGAAVKLVANTGLVTAVAGLRDALTVAAALGVDRQTALDVLGRGPLASAVERVGAPGASFAVALAAKDARLALRLSASAPALEAALDLMQAAPDQDADLSSLVSADSVKES
- a CDS encoding RidA family protein, which gives rise to MNLTLDNPASVAAPFGDRFAHVARIDVGGGSLLMLAGQVAVDDDGKVVAPGDAGAQAERIFEIVGGVLAAHGASFDDVLHIRTFMTDLGDLPAYGAVRRRLFQGTPPPASTTVEISKLFLPGAVLEVEVTAVVRSR
- a CDS encoding FkbM family methyltransferase; translation: MDANRPRVAPDATTVRPVVDDLSAVEALKADPTLSGLRRSLEAYYGDPAREAAMDAFYAPLVRPGDLVFDVGAHVGDRLGSFRRLGARVVAVEPQPLCTRALRALYADDDRVTVVEAACGACTGPVRLHVNSANPTISTVSAGFLQAAEGAGGWEDEIWDVEIEVAGTTLDTLVAAHGVPGFVKIDVEGFEDAVLAGLSRPLPALSFEFTTIERDLAAHCLDRLTRLGFTTFTVALGDEMAFALDGWRPAGEVAAYLRALPHEANSGDVYARARPA